The following coding sequences lie in one Myxococcus xanthus genomic window:
- a CDS encoding SPFH domain-containing protein, giving the protein MVIGYMKAAPTTYVMRFEAGKVVREGAGLSFFYWKPSATLVSVPLSSADVPFVFNEVTRDFQAVTLQGQLTWRVTDPRRLASLLDYSLGPTGRYHSDDPEKLEERLVQVAQVRARSVVQGLTLREVLVRSDAIEQQVLAALAVAEPVKALGVEVMAFSLLSVKPAPEMARALEAEAREALQRNADEAIYARRNAAVEQERRIKESELATELAVEARQRQIREAKMAADIAVEEQRAALMTRWSDNERQAADARAYALEKTLAPVRGVDWKTLMATSAGGGDPALNIALAFREMAENAQRIGELNVSPDLLRSLVGATGRER; this is encoded by the coding sequence ATGGTCATCGGCTACATGAAGGCGGCACCGACGACGTACGTGATGCGGTTCGAGGCGGGAAAGGTGGTCCGGGAGGGGGCGGGGCTCTCGTTCTTCTACTGGAAGCCGTCGGCGACGTTGGTGTCGGTGCCGCTGTCCAGCGCGGACGTGCCCTTCGTGTTCAACGAGGTGACGCGGGACTTCCAGGCGGTGACGCTGCAAGGGCAGCTCACGTGGCGGGTGACGGACCCGCGCCGGCTTGCATCGTTGCTGGACTACTCATTGGGCCCCACGGGGCGCTACCACTCGGACGACCCGGAGAAGCTCGAGGAGCGGCTGGTGCAGGTGGCGCAGGTGCGGGCGCGCTCGGTGGTGCAGGGGCTGACGCTGCGCGAGGTGCTGGTGCGCTCGGACGCCATTGAGCAGCAGGTGCTCGCGGCCCTGGCCGTGGCGGAGCCGGTGAAGGCGCTGGGCGTGGAGGTCATGGCCTTCTCGCTGCTGTCGGTGAAGCCGGCGCCGGAGATGGCGCGGGCGCTGGAGGCCGAGGCGCGCGAGGCGCTGCAACGCAACGCGGATGAGGCCATCTACGCGCGCCGCAACGCCGCGGTGGAGCAGGAGCGGCGCATCAAGGAGAGCGAGCTGGCCACGGAGCTGGCGGTGGAGGCGCGGCAGCGGCAGATTCGCGAGGCGAAGATGGCCGCGGACATCGCGGTGGAGGAGCAGCGCGCCGCGCTGATGACGCGCTGGAGCGACAACGAGCGGCAGGCCGCGGATGCCCGCGCGTACGCGCTGGAGAAGACGCTGGCGCCCGTGCGTGGGGTGGACTGGAAGACGCTGATGGCCACGTCCGCGGGTGGTGGGGACCCGGCGCTCAACATCGCCCTGGCCTTCCGGGAGATGGCGGAGAACGCGCAGCGCATCGGCGAGCTGAACGTGTCGCCGGACCTCCTGCGCTCGCTGGTGGGCGCGACGGGCCGCGAGCGCTGA
- a CDS encoding metallophosphoesterase family protein: MRIAVISDLHLGRRDAADHFGHDDSGFLRFLRFLEGNFEHIVLLGDIFETLTPRTPGRKVAELLAARAAHPEIVRRFELPRYHYIHGNHDLVAGTVLGAPDQMILEADGVRMLFTHGHHHDWMIRKARLLSEAAVWAGAWLRRMRMRAMFRWFQALDLKITNALPDPARCTFQRWAMARANAHHADVVVTGHTHLGLRVEHGSKLFLNSGTCSEGQFSFLSLDTRAASYSLHTTW, translated from the coding sequence ATGCGGATCGCGGTGATTTCGGACCTACATCTCGGGCGGCGTGATGCCGCCGACCACTTCGGGCACGACGACTCCGGCTTCCTGCGGTTCCTCCGTTTCTTGGAAGGCAACTTCGAGCACATCGTGCTGTTGGGGGACATCTTCGAAACGCTCACCCCGCGCACGCCGGGACGGAAGGTGGCCGAGCTGCTGGCGGCCCGCGCGGCGCATCCGGAAATCGTCCGGCGCTTCGAGCTGCCGCGCTACCACTACATCCACGGCAACCACGACCTGGTGGCGGGCACCGTGCTGGGGGCGCCCGACCAGATGATTCTGGAGGCGGACGGCGTGCGGATGCTGTTCACCCACGGACACCATCACGACTGGATGATTCGCAAGGCGCGCCTGCTGTCGGAGGCGGCGGTGTGGGCCGGGGCGTGGCTGCGGCGGATGCGGATGCGGGCGATGTTCCGCTGGTTCCAGGCGCTGGACTTGAAAATCACCAACGCGCTGCCGGACCCGGCGCGGTGCACCTTCCAGCGCTGGGCCATGGCGCGGGCCAACGCGCATCACGCGGACGTCGTCGTCACCGGCCACACCCACCTGGGCCTGCGGGTGGAGCACGGCAGCAAGCTGTTCCTCAACAGCGGCACGTGCTCGGAGGGGCAGTTCTCCTTCCTCAGCCTGGACACCCGCGCCGCGAGCTACTCGCTGCACACCACCTGGTAG
- a CDS encoding imm11 family protein has protein sequence MLLSDVPADGRPRTKKPAARRSPSRTTRLARYFDLHDDFRIPGRPELSDPVAVDVRRKLDSVWLFTSGTRVRSMGKLRVAVTPPGLPLDFSLAGAGLTPVVSARVASVFRELAPDDVQLLPVEVEDRDEPHFILVATRLVRCIDDRACEEVIHYTAEDGLPERVGHYRNVRGLRVDATKTNGARVFRTWGWPVSLIVSEGIKEALEHAGIAGARFAEVTKPPRKPRRKKTASKKSRPKRR, from the coding sequence ATGCTCCTTTCAGACGTGCCCGCTGACGGCCGGCCCCGGACGAAGAAGCCGGCCGCGCGCCGGTCACCATCACGCACCACCCGGCTGGCGCGCTACTTCGACCTCCACGACGACTTCCGCATCCCCGGCCGGCCCGAGCTGAGCGACCCGGTGGCGGTGGATGTCCGCCGGAAGCTGGACTCCGTCTGGCTCTTCACCTCCGGCACCCGGGTGCGGAGCATGGGCAAGCTGCGCGTGGCGGTGACGCCGCCCGGACTGCCGCTGGACTTCTCGCTCGCGGGCGCGGGGCTCACCCCCGTCGTCTCCGCGCGGGTGGCCTCCGTCTTCCGGGAGCTGGCCCCCGATGACGTGCAACTGCTGCCAGTGGAGGTGGAGGACCGCGACGAGCCCCACTTCATCCTCGTCGCCACCCGGCTGGTGCGCTGCATCGACGACCGGGCCTGCGAGGAGGTCATCCACTACACCGCCGAGGACGGACTCCCCGAGCGCGTGGGGCACTACCGCAACGTCCGTGGACTCCGGGTCGATGCCACGAAGACGAACGGCGCCCGGGTGTTCCGCACCTGGGGCTGGCCGGTGAGCCTCATCGTGTCCGAGGGCATCAAGGAGGCCCTGGAGCATGCCGGCATCGCCGGCGCGCGCTTCGCAGAGGTGACGAAGCCGCCGCGCAAGCCCCGCCGGAAGAAGACAGCCTCCAAGAAGTCCCGGCCCAAGCGCCGCTGA
- a CDS encoding serine/threonine-protein kinase, which translates to MDNEDSSFGKYRLVQQLATGGMAQLYLASIDGPDGFSKSCVIKRVLPEYASLESFSRMFADEAKVAALLTHPNIVQVFDFGRVDGQYYLAMEWIQGHSLDRLLRQAIRSGRVVGTRVAVDVGLAVADALAYAHAKTLPDGTPLKLVHRDVTPGNVLVSRDGIIKLADFGIVKSAVNAERTVAGVVKGKYPYMSPEQITSKELDHRSDLYSLGIVLYEAATGRRLFKRDTLEATIMAASQANVPPPSEGTPDFPSELERVLLRLLQKDPAARYQSARELRDDLERFRAAQQWASGTHEMAALVAELFPPGITGQPPTALPASSTSHGSNSATGRTPAPSAEPKRELSSTSAATRAHGAVEAPLDTGTQGFPWGIALAAGCAAVGTALFWLLAP; encoded by the coding sequence TTGGATAACGAGGACAGCTCTTTCGGCAAGTACCGGCTTGTCCAGCAGCTGGCGACCGGCGGGATGGCCCAGCTCTATCTGGCCTCCATCGACGGACCCGACGGGTTCTCCAAGTCCTGCGTCATCAAGCGCGTCCTGCCGGAGTACGCCAGCCTGGAGTCGTTCAGCCGCATGTTCGCGGACGAGGCGAAGGTCGCCGCGCTGCTGACGCACCCGAACATCGTGCAGGTCTTCGACTTCGGGCGGGTGGACGGCCAGTACTACCTGGCCATGGAGTGGATTCAGGGACACTCGTTGGACCGGTTGCTGCGGCAGGCGATCCGAAGCGGCCGGGTGGTGGGGACTCGGGTGGCGGTGGACGTGGGGCTCGCGGTGGCGGACGCGCTCGCGTACGCGCACGCGAAGACGCTGCCGGACGGAACGCCCCTCAAGCTGGTGCACCGCGACGTCACGCCGGGCAACGTGCTGGTGTCACGCGACGGCATCATCAAGCTGGCGGACTTCGGCATCGTGAAGAGCGCCGTCAACGCGGAGCGCACCGTCGCCGGGGTGGTGAAGGGCAAGTACCCGTACATGTCCCCGGAGCAGATCACCAGCAAGGAGCTGGACCACCGCTCCGACCTGTATTCGCTGGGCATCGTCCTCTACGAGGCCGCCACCGGGCGCCGCCTGTTCAAGCGCGACACGCTGGAGGCCACCATCATGGCCGCGTCCCAGGCAAACGTGCCGCCGCCGTCGGAGGGGACGCCCGACTTCCCCTCGGAGCTGGAGCGCGTCCTCCTCCGGCTGCTGCAGAAGGACCCCGCCGCGCGCTACCAGAGCGCCCGGGAGCTGCGCGATGACCTGGAGCGCTTCCGCGCTGCCCAGCAGTGGGCGTCGGGAACGCATGAGATGGCGGCGCTCGTCGCCGAGCTGTTTCCCCCCGGCATCACGGGCCAGCCGCCCACCGCGCTGCCCGCCTCCAGCACCTCCCATGGCAGCAACTCCGCCACGGGCCGGACGCCCGCCCCCAGCGCCGAGCCCAAGCGAGAGCTGAGCAGCACCTCCGCCGCCACGCGGGCGCATGGCGCCGTGGAGGCGCCGCTCGACACGGGCACCCAAGGCTTTCCGTGGGGAATCGCCCTGGCCGCGGGCTGCGCGGCCGTGGGCACAGCGCTGTTCTGGTTACTGGCCCCCTGA
- a CDS encoding PEGA domain-containing protein, which translates to MKQKTWIAVIILGTLAANAVAYRVVRSRRDSAPEATPDAITRTPTTPPLTTPPPTAPAEPPGEDPNEGLARARRAAGLAALEDRDYDAAVSDFTEALRLRKGDQGDLVELLRIAAELRTREQARQQGEQARAQREPTPAPTRSVQRTRPARGTARAQPRQESTSADETRGGLLLVTSTPPGLMVRVDGKPMDLTPARLPLRAGTYRVALAQGERTLAEETVELGEDDVRSLNRDLTAELALAPRPSATVPAPVESPPPAAPAATSPAATAARAESPPTAEPSVATAAPTATGKGRLDVTSPGLYGEVWINNRPYGFPPLVAQGLPAGPARLEVRVNGVVKRKLTVDVVADQSTAVRIR; encoded by the coding sequence ATGAAACAGAAGACGTGGATTGCCGTCATCATCCTAGGCACGCTCGCCGCCAACGCGGTGGCCTACCGCGTGGTGCGCAGCCGGCGCGACAGCGCCCCCGAGGCCACGCCGGACGCCATCACCCGCACGCCCACCACCCCGCCGCTCACCACCCCGCCGCCCACCGCGCCCGCGGAACCACCGGGAGAGGACCCGAACGAGGGCCTGGCCCGGGCCCGCCGCGCCGCGGGCCTGGCCGCGCTGGAGGACCGCGACTACGACGCGGCCGTCTCCGACTTCACGGAGGCGCTGCGGCTGCGCAAGGGCGACCAGGGCGACCTCGTGGAGCTGCTGCGCATCGCGGCCGAATTGCGAACGCGAGAGCAGGCGCGTCAGCAAGGCGAGCAGGCCCGTGCCCAACGCGAGCCCACGCCGGCGCCCACCCGCTCCGTCCAGCGCACGCGTCCAGCGCGCGGTACGGCCCGGGCTCAGCCTCGCCAGGAGTCCACTTCCGCGGACGAGACACGCGGCGGATTGCTGCTGGTGACGTCCACGCCCCCCGGGCTGATGGTGCGGGTGGACGGCAAGCCCATGGACCTCACGCCGGCGCGGCTGCCGCTGCGCGCGGGGACGTACCGCGTGGCGCTCGCGCAGGGTGAGCGCACGCTGGCCGAGGAGACGGTGGAGTTGGGCGAGGATGACGTGCGCTCCCTCAACCGCGACCTCACCGCCGAGCTCGCTCTCGCGCCAAGGCCCTCGGCGACCGTACCGGCTCCCGTGGAGTCGCCGCCTCCCGCAGCGCCCGCGGCCACCAGCCCCGCTGCCACCGCGGCGCGCGCCGAATCGCCTCCCACCGCCGAGCCGTCCGTGGCCACCGCCGCCCCCACGGCGACGGGCAAGGGCCGCCTGGATGTGACGTCTCCCGGCCTCTACGGCGAGGTGTGGATCAACAACCGGCCGTATGGCTTCCCGCCGCTCGTCGCCCAGGGACTTCCCGCGGGGCCCGCGCGCCTGGAGGTCCGCGTCAATGGCGTGGTGAAGCGGAAGCTCACCGTCGACGTCGTGGCGGACCAGAGCACCGCCGTCCGCATCCGCTGA
- a CDS encoding TonB-dependent receptor plug domain-containing protein produces MRRCRRWSEPSIRALLLLCASPALAQDTDAGNLGDEEPEVHSQVASFAVTRLQESPAVVTAMNAEEIRNSGARDLMDLLLQIPGFFFGVDTQGAVGPGFRGLWGYEGKVLLVVDGKEMNEQLYSTMQLGNEFPIELIERIEVVRGPGSVIYGGNAELAVINVVTRGVQGSTDLMVSGMYGQMGSVHGRRGLTVSGRKVFESAPGLSIFASAGLSQAQRSSGVFQDFFGNSAQLGGNSRLDPTMVQAGVGYKDLQLSVLYQRYGTSAIVAFDEVLEAPAPTHFESLHAELSDRFRPDERVEIIPRLNLTFSKPFSDSDQGSPFFYDKQVLRLRGRTLARWAALDWLQLTGGVDVTSDQGRVNGPVGVGLQTGFGPEEADSVSYVNLAGFVEAFSVNPFVNVVAGARVENHSAFGESFVPRLVLLRSFGPFSGKALFSRAFRAPSIENISLGADVRPERTTVLELEGTLRMGEGHALSANAFDMGVADPIIYSYDAVTNTEAYRNLGRLGSRGVELDYHVRGSWGRAALNYSFYTPSGRNDVEDYQVPGQPNAFTGMPTHKAALTGSIKVLPWLTVSPTAVLVGKRYAVDAPDDEGNAAVEELPTQLLLNLFVRAQDVGTRGLEIGAGVYNLTGTNFRIAQPYNGGHAPMPVFSREFMVRVSYLLDPVSDE; encoded by the coding sequence ATGCGCCGCTGCCGTAGGTGGTCCGAACCTTCAATCAGAGCCCTGCTCCTCCTGTGCGCCAGTCCCGCGCTCGCCCAGGACACCGACGCGGGGAACCTGGGTGACGAGGAGCCGGAGGTTCACAGCCAGGTGGCCTCCTTCGCCGTCACCCGGCTCCAGGAGTCCCCCGCCGTCGTCACGGCGATGAACGCGGAGGAGATTCGCAACTCCGGCGCCCGCGACTTGATGGACCTGCTGCTGCAGATTCCGGGCTTCTTCTTCGGCGTGGACACCCAGGGCGCGGTCGGCCCCGGCTTCCGCGGCCTGTGGGGCTACGAGGGCAAGGTGCTGCTCGTCGTGGACGGCAAGGAGATGAACGAGCAGCTCTACTCCACGATGCAGTTGGGCAACGAGTTCCCCATCGAGCTCATCGAACGCATCGAAGTGGTGCGCGGCCCCGGCTCCGTCATCTACGGCGGCAACGCGGAGCTCGCCGTCATCAACGTCGTCACGCGCGGCGTCCAGGGCAGCACTGACCTGATGGTGTCCGGCATGTACGGGCAGATGGGCAGCGTGCACGGCCGGCGGGGGCTCACCGTCTCCGGCCGCAAGGTGTTCGAGTCCGCGCCGGGCCTGAGCATCTTCGCGTCCGCCGGACTGTCGCAGGCCCAGCGCAGCAGCGGCGTCTTCCAGGACTTCTTCGGCAACTCCGCGCAGCTGGGTGGCAACTCGCGGCTGGACCCGACGATGGTGCAGGCGGGCGTGGGCTACAAGGACCTGCAGCTCAGCGTGCTGTACCAGCGCTATGGCACCTCCGCCATCGTCGCCTTCGACGAGGTGTTGGAAGCGCCCGCGCCCACCCACTTCGAGTCCCTGCACGCGGAGCTGAGCGACAGGTTCCGCCCGGACGAGCGGGTGGAAATCATCCCCCGCCTCAACCTCACCTTCTCCAAGCCCTTCAGTGACTCGGACCAGGGGTCGCCCTTCTTCTACGACAAGCAGGTGCTGCGCCTGCGAGGGCGGACGCTGGCGCGCTGGGCGGCGCTGGACTGGCTGCAGCTCACCGGCGGTGTGGACGTGACGTCCGACCAGGGGCGGGTCAACGGCCCGGTGGGCGTGGGCCTCCAGACGGGCTTCGGCCCCGAGGAGGCCGACAGCGTCTCCTACGTGAATCTGGCGGGCTTCGTGGAGGCCTTCTCCGTCAATCCGTTCGTCAACGTGGTGGCGGGCGCGCGCGTGGAGAACCACAGCGCCTTCGGTGAGTCCTTCGTGCCTCGGCTGGTGCTGCTGCGCAGCTTCGGTCCCTTCAGCGGCAAGGCCCTGTTCAGCCGCGCCTTCCGCGCGCCGAGCATCGAGAACATCAGCCTGGGCGCCGACGTCCGGCCCGAGCGCACCACCGTGCTCGAGCTGGAGGGCACGCTGCGCATGGGAGAAGGCCACGCGCTGAGCGCCAACGCCTTCGACATGGGCGTGGCGGACCCCATCATCTATTCATACGACGCGGTGACGAACACGGAGGCCTACCGGAACCTCGGGCGCCTGGGCAGCCGCGGCGTCGAGCTGGACTACCACGTGCGTGGAAGCTGGGGCCGCGCCGCCCTCAACTATTCATTCTACACGCCGTCAGGCCGCAATGACGTGGAGGACTACCAGGTCCCCGGACAGCCCAACGCCTTCACGGGCATGCCCACGCACAAGGCCGCGCTCACCGGCAGCATCAAGGTGCTGCCCTGGCTCACCGTCAGCCCCACCGCCGTCCTCGTGGGCAAGCGCTACGCCGTGGACGCGCCGGATGACGAGGGCAACGCGGCGGTGGAGGAGTTGCCCACGCAGCTGCTGCTCAACCTCTTCGTGCGCGCGCAGGACGTAGGCACGCGCGGGCTGGAGATTGGCGCGGGCGTCTACAACCTGACCGGCACGAACTTTCGCATCGCCCAGCCCTACAACGGCGGCCACGCGCCCATGCCTGTCTTCTCTCGCGAGTTCATGGTGCGCGTCAGCTACCTGCTGGACCCTGTCAGCGACGAATAG
- a CDS encoding ROK family transcriptional regulator, whose product MRVGTAVTTVDAAGMRAQNSSLLLNMIWRERQISRAEIARRTELSPSTVSAIVADLERSGLVRSIGAGVSRGGRRPTLIGFCDDAFSLIGVEMGATHVTAALTDLRGRVRAYRHASHAVREDPKGTLQKVRELVQEVLDAERVPRRSVAGMGIAVPSPVHPAAPGKLSPLLVPAWRDYDVQESLRSAFGLPVFVDNDANLGALSECYWGAGVNGEDLAYIKLATGIGSGHIIHGDVYRGAGGTAGEISHMAVDSSGPQCVCGLRGCLVTLIGSAALLERARELMGRKDKRALTVRELVEGARAGEPAARQVIDGLGHYLGIAVAGLLNLLNPAIVVLGGEISSVGDLLLDPLRASVRKRALSTSMAETRIVTSALGDRAIAVGAATLVLQAALRDRTLFPLQHIGKPA is encoded by the coding sequence ATGCGAGTGGGAACGGCGGTGACGACGGTCGATGCGGCGGGCATGCGCGCGCAGAACAGCAGCCTGCTGCTCAACATGATCTGGCGCGAGCGCCAGATTTCCCGGGCGGAAATCGCCCGGCGGACGGAGCTGAGTCCGTCGACCGTCTCCGCCATCGTGGCGGACCTGGAGCGCTCCGGCCTGGTGCGCAGCATTGGCGCCGGCGTGTCCCGGGGCGGCCGTCGCCCCACCCTCATCGGCTTCTGCGATGACGCGTTCAGCCTCATCGGCGTGGAGATGGGCGCCACCCACGTGACGGCCGCGCTCACCGACCTCCGAGGACGGGTGCGCGCGTACCGGCACGCCAGCCATGCCGTCCGTGAGGACCCCAAGGGCACGCTCCAGAAGGTGCGCGAGCTGGTCCAGGAGGTCCTGGACGCCGAACGCGTACCGCGCCGCTCTGTGGCAGGCATGGGCATCGCCGTGCCCAGTCCCGTCCACCCGGCCGCGCCCGGAAAGCTGTCCCCGCTGCTGGTGCCGGCCTGGCGCGACTACGACGTGCAGGAGTCCCTGCGGAGCGCGTTCGGCCTGCCGGTGTTCGTGGACAACGACGCGAACCTGGGCGCGCTGTCGGAGTGCTACTGGGGCGCGGGCGTCAACGGCGAGGACCTGGCGTACATCAAGCTGGCCACGGGCATCGGCTCCGGCCACATCATCCACGGCGACGTCTACCGTGGCGCTGGCGGCACCGCGGGCGAAATCAGCCACATGGCGGTGGACTCCTCCGGCCCGCAGTGCGTGTGCGGCCTGCGCGGCTGCCTCGTCACGCTCATCGGGTCCGCGGCCCTGCTGGAACGGGCGCGGGAGCTGATGGGCCGCAAGGACAAGCGCGCCCTCACGGTGCGCGAGCTGGTGGAAGGCGCGCGGGCGGGTGAGCCGGCCGCGCGTCAGGTCATCGACGGGCTCGGGCACTACCTGGGCATCGCCGTGGCCGGTCTGCTGAACCTGCTCAACCCCGCCATCGTCGTGCTCGGCGGTGAAATCTCGTCGGTGGGAGACCTGCTGCTGGACCCGCTTCGCGCGTCGGTGCGCAAGCGGGCGCTGTCCACCTCCATGGCGGAGACGCGCATCGTCACCTCCGCGCTGGGAGACCGCGCCATTGCCGTGGGCGCGGCCACCCTGGTGCTCCAGGCGGCGCTGCGTGACCGAACCCTCTTCCCCCTCCAACACATAGGCAAACCTGCATGA
- a CDS encoding glycoside hydrolase family 16 protein: protein MTLQRLLPVALALTGLACDPAANRVNRPGTPPPLTNPQPSTDWELVWQDEFDGPEGTPPSPERWVHDVGGHGWGNEQQEFNTDRTENTAHDGAGNLVITARRERYNGRDYTSGRIRTQGRYETTYGRIEARIQLPVGRGIWPAFWMLGANINSVDWPECGEIDIMEYRGQLPSILRGSLHGPGYSAGNNLGQDYVVSGVRLNEDFHVYAVEWEPNRIRWFLDGTTFFEATPAQLPEGARWVFDQPQFIILNVAVGGNFVGPVGRDTVFPQQMKVDYVRVYARPT from the coding sequence ATGACGCTCCAGCGCCTCCTCCCCGTGGCCCTGGCCCTGACGGGCCTCGCCTGTGACCCGGCCGCCAACCGGGTGAACCGCCCTGGCACCCCGCCGCCCCTCACCAACCCGCAGCCCAGCACGGACTGGGAGTTGGTGTGGCAGGACGAGTTCGATGGACCGGAGGGGACGCCGCCCTCACCCGAACGGTGGGTGCACGACGTAGGGGGACACGGCTGGGGGAACGAGCAGCAGGAGTTCAACACCGACCGGACCGAGAACACCGCGCATGACGGCGCCGGCAACCTGGTCATCACCGCGCGCCGCGAGCGCTACAACGGCCGGGACTACACCTCCGGGCGCATCCGGACGCAGGGCCGCTACGAAACCACGTATGGCCGCATCGAGGCGCGCATCCAGCTGCCCGTGGGCCGCGGCATCTGGCCCGCCTTCTGGATGCTCGGCGCGAACATCAACAGCGTCGATTGGCCGGAGTGCGGCGAAATCGACATCATGGAGTACCGGGGCCAGCTGCCGTCCATCCTCCGGGGCTCGCTGCACGGGCCGGGGTACTCCGCCGGCAACAACCTCGGCCAGGACTACGTCGTCAGCGGCGTCCGGCTGAACGAGGACTTCCACGTCTACGCGGTGGAGTGGGAGCCGAACCGCATCCGCTGGTTCCTGGACGGCACCACCTTCTTCGAGGCGACGCCCGCCCAGCTCCCCGAGGGCGCCCGCTGGGTGTTCGACCAGCCCCAATTCATCATCCTCAACGTCGCGGTGGGTGGAAACTTCGTGGGCCCGGTGGGCCGGGACACGGTGTTCCCGCAGCAGATGAAGGTGGACTACGTCCGCGTCTACGCGAGGCCCACGTGA
- a CDS encoding ABC transporter substrate-binding protein, which yields MRVALWALTLLLVACKVEPRPRPPGVLFVSVEQQSAWVRNFNPLFAGAGSRWPTRAGVYECLEIFSPAVGQWTPWLATGHAWSEDRRTLRFALRPGVRWSDGRPFTADDVAFTFQLLKQHAALDAGGVWRFVEDVRAEDAHTVAFQFSRIYIPGFAELAQQPIVPRHVWEKVADPVTFTNPRPVATGPFTEVTVFRNQVYELGRNPHYWQPGKPAVSALRFLAFPTNDQANLALVEGEVDWAGNFVPAVDRTFVARDPAHHGRWFPLYGSTVFLYPNTTLPPLDDVRVRKALSMALDRERLVEIAMYGYTRPADATALNDAYAAWRDADAAQGAWVKHDLEAAKRLLDEAGLKEGPDGLRRKADGQPLALDIEVVGGWSDWVRAGQVVARDLRKLGVQAQLRTYEFGAWYARLQKGEFQLAISWSLDGPTPYTFYKWQLSPRTVRPVGEVAASNWHRFGDEEADELLTRFERTDAEDEQRALMAAVQRRYSELAPSIPLFPNPSWGESNSRRFTGFPTEQNPYARLSPHAEPDSLLVLTSLAPREP from the coding sequence GTGAGGGTCGCGCTCTGGGCGCTGACACTCCTGCTGGTGGCCTGCAAGGTGGAACCCCGCCCGCGGCCGCCCGGAGTGCTGTTCGTCTCCGTGGAGCAACAGAGCGCCTGGGTGCGCAACTTCAACCCGCTGTTCGCGGGCGCGGGCTCTCGTTGGCCCACGCGTGCGGGCGTCTACGAGTGCCTTGAAATCTTCAGCCCCGCGGTGGGCCAGTGGACGCCCTGGCTGGCCACCGGCCACGCGTGGTCCGAGGACCGCCGCACGCTGCGCTTCGCCCTCCGCCCCGGCGTGCGCTGGTCCGACGGAAGGCCCTTCACCGCGGACGACGTGGCCTTCACCTTCCAGTTGCTCAAACAGCACGCGGCGCTGGACGCGGGCGGCGTGTGGCGCTTCGTGGAGGACGTGCGCGCGGAGGACGCGCACACGGTGGCCTTCCAATTCTCCCGCATCTACATCCCCGGCTTCGCGGAGCTGGCGCAGCAGCCCATCGTCCCCCGGCACGTCTGGGAGAAGGTGGCGGACCCGGTGACGTTCACCAACCCGCGGCCGGTGGCCACCGGGCCCTTCACCGAGGTCACCGTCTTCCGCAACCAGGTCTACGAGCTGGGCCGCAATCCGCACTACTGGCAGCCCGGCAAGCCCGCCGTCTCCGCGCTGCGCTTCCTGGCCTTCCCCACCAATGACCAGGCCAACCTGGCGCTGGTGGAGGGGGAAGTGGACTGGGCGGGCAACTTTGTCCCCGCCGTGGACCGCACCTTCGTCGCCAGGGACCCGGCGCACCATGGCCGCTGGTTCCCACTCTACGGCAGCACCGTCTTCCTCTACCCCAACACCACCCTGCCGCCGCTGGACGACGTGCGCGTGCGCAAGGCGCTGAGCATGGCGCTGGACCGCGAGCGGCTGGTGGAGATCGCCATGTACGGCTACACGCGGCCGGCGGACGCCACCGCGCTCAACGACGCGTACGCCGCGTGGCGCGACGCGGACGCGGCCCAGGGTGCTTGGGTGAAGCACGACCTGGAGGCGGCGAAGCGGCTGCTGGACGAGGCGGGCTTGAAGGAAGGTCCAGACGGGCTGAGGCGCAAGGCGGATGGCCAGCCGCTCGCGCTGGACATCGAGGTGGTGGGCGGCTGGTCCGACTGGGTGCGCGCCGGGCAGGTGGTCGCGAGGGACTTGCGGAAGCTGGGCGTGCAGGCGCAATTGCGCACCTACGAGTTCGGCGCGTGGTACGCGCGGCTCCAGAAGGGCGAGTTCCAGCTGGCCATCTCCTGGTCCCTGGACGGCCCCACGCCGTACACCTTCTACAAGTGGCAGCTGTCCCCGCGCACCGTGCGCCCGGTGGGCGAGGTGGCCGCGTCCAACTGGCACCGCTTCGGCGATGAGGAAGCAGACGAGCTGCTGACGCGCTTCGAGCGCACAGACGCCGAGGACGAGCAGCGCGCGCTGATGGCGGCGGTGCAGCGGCGCTACTCCGAGCTGGCGCCGTCCATCCCCCTCTTCCCCAACCCGTCCTGGGGCGAGTCCAACTCGCGGCGCTTCACCGGCTTTCCCACCGAGCAGAACCCCTACGCGCGCCTGTCCCCCCATGCCGAGCCCGACAGCCTGCTGGTGCTGACGTCGCTCGCCCCGCGGGAGCCCTGA